From Proteiniborus sp. MB09-C3, the proteins below share one genomic window:
- a CDS encoding GerMN domain-containing protein yields MKKGLVFFLVLAIAVFSLFGCSKNKDNGEGDIISADSNNDQTGKEVEKENNDTSSDKVKYIDFAVYLKHKDLPYIFGERFEIKSDDPILKEKTIEEIALEKLFTYNKESFVSPVPKNTKVLELEKKDGTVYLDLSKEFVDNMPKEEDLIRMAIDSIVNTITFFPENEKVVFKVGGESIKEINGVSLEKEFVFSSEFIPEK; encoded by the coding sequence ATGAAGAAAGGGTTAGTATTTTTCCTTGTATTAGCTATTGCAGTATTTAGTTTGTTTGGATGCTCCAAAAACAAAGATAATGGCGAAGGAGATATTATTTCTGCGGATAGCAACAATGATCAGACAGGGAAGGAAGTAGAGAAAGAGAATAATGATACGAGTTCAGATAAAGTAAAATATATAGACTTTGCAGTATATTTGAAGCATAAAGACTTGCCATATATTTTTGGAGAAAGATTTGAAATAAAATCAGATGATCCCATACTTAAAGAAAAGACTATTGAAGAAATAGCATTGGAAAAACTTTTTACTTATAATAAGGAAAGCTTTGTATCTCCTGTTCCTAAGAATACAAAAGTATTGGAGCTTGAGAAGAAGGACGGCACTGTTTATTTAGATTTATCTAAGGAATTTGTTGACAATATGCCTAAAGAAGAAGATTTAATACGTATGGCCATCGATTCCATAGTTAATACAATTACGTTCTTCCCAGAAAATGAAAAGGTAGTATTTAAAGTAGGAGGGGAGAGTATTAAAGAGATAAATGGTGTTAGTCTTGAAAAGGAGTTTGTATTTAGCAGCGAATTTATACCTGAAAAATAA
- the zapA gene encoding cell division protein ZapA, whose protein sequence is MTNKERVIVNINGQEFSVLGNESEEYIMSIAKIVDDNIKEIMKKNKRLSQTMAAILAAFNMADKYTKTMNELNELNENVVEPLKEFEQVKNDLDNSNNKLRGLKDECSGYKDELLQSKREIENLNKIIRQHEQNLKKKDDELDRVNKSVDDLQNKLFEDQVEMVQLRKELREALKMLGMD, encoded by the coding sequence ATGACGAACAAGGAAAGAGTTATAGTTAATATAAATGGTCAGGAATTCTCTGTATTAGGAAACGAATCTGAAGAATACATAATGAGTATTGCAAAGATTGTAGATGATAATATAAAAGAGATTATGAAAAAGAATAAAAGATTAAGTCAAACTATGGCTGCTATACTGGCTGCTTTTAATATGGCTGATAAATATACTAAGACTATGAATGAATTGAATGAACTAAATGAAAATGTAGTCGAGCCTCTAAAGGAATTTGAACAAGTAAAGAATGACTTAGATAATAGTAACAATAAATTACGAGGATTAAAGGATGAATGTAGTGGCTATAAAGATGAATTATTACAGTCTAAAAGAGAAATAGAAAATTTAAATAAAATCATTAGACAGCATGAACAGAATTTAAAGAAGAAGGATGATGAATTAGATAGAGTAAATAAGTCTGTAGATGATCTTCAAAATAAGCTATTTGAGGATCAGGTTGAAATGGTTCAGCTTAGAAAAGAGCTAAGAGAAGCTTTAAAAATGTTAGGCATGGATTAA
- a CDS encoding endonuclease MutS2 codes for MNEKTLRVLEYGKIIQLLIDRTESSLGKEIAEKLVPSTDLAQVEYSQNETDEGVSLLIKRGSAPLGGIHDILIEIKRAEIGSVLSPGGLLKVADTLRATRRIKGFLGQDKSDKDSTYPILQELINNLSTYKDIEDAIFNAIISEEEVADSASPLLRSIRKQITSKNDAVRSKLNSIISSSTNKKMLQDGIITIREDRFVVPVKQEYRSSFQGLIHDQSSSGATLFIEPMAVVQLNNELKELKLKEKAEIERILAELTQYVASASGGIRANQKRLSRIDFIFAKAKLSLSMKGMKPDLNDKGYIRIKNGRHPLLNVDKVVPIDIYIGDEFNSLVITGPNTGGKTVTLKTLGLFTLMTQSGLQIPVDYGTKMAVFKNVFADIGDEQSIEQSLSTFSSHMTNIVDILNNVEDDCLVLFDELGAGTDPTEGAALAMAILDHLYSRNVITVATTHYSELKVYALTTSGVKNAAMEFDVETLSPTYKLLIGVPGKSNAFEISKRLGLNDFIIDSARNLVSKENIEFEDVLASIERDRKETEQNREETKKLREEIEKLKSELLQKKEKADSRRDEIIREAKKEARKILREAKEESESIINEIRDISTEIEKDKNKKLQEARDKIRKGLEKVEGDITESIIVKKSNKPPKNLKPGENVTLLGLNQEGVVLNEPDEAGNAMVQVGIMKLNVHISTLARSGKDEKAKNKTAVKSIVKSKSSFVKNELDLRGKNLEEAMLDVDKYLDDVYIAGLKTVYIIHGKGTGILREGITQLLKGHKHVKTHRLGNYGEGGTGVTVVEIK; via the coding sequence ATGAACGAAAAGACTTTAAGAGTACTTGAATACGGTAAGATTATTCAATTGCTTATAGATAGAACAGAGTCTAGCTTGGGAAAAGAAATAGCAGAGAAGCTAGTACCAAGCACAGATTTGGCTCAAGTAGAATACTCTCAAAATGAAACAGATGAGGGAGTGAGCTTATTAATTAAAAGAGGTAGTGCGCCACTTGGTGGAATACATGATATATTAATTGAAATAAAAAGGGCTGAAATTGGCTCAGTTCTTTCTCCGGGAGGACTATTAAAAGTTGCTGATACATTAAGAGCAACTAGAAGAATAAAAGGTTTTTTAGGACAGGACAAAAGTGACAAGGATTCAACATACCCGATTTTACAAGAGCTAATAAATAATTTAAGTACCTACAAGGATATAGAGGATGCTATATTCAATGCTATTATTAGTGAGGAAGAGGTAGCTGATAGTGCGAGCCCACTTTTAAGAAGCATAAGAAAACAAATCACATCAAAGAATGATGCAGTAAGAAGCAAGCTTAACTCTATAATTAGCTCATCGACAAATAAAAAAATGTTGCAGGACGGAATTATAACCATAAGAGAGGATAGATTTGTAGTACCTGTAAAACAAGAGTATAGATCTAGCTTTCAAGGGTTAATACATGATCAGTCTTCTAGTGGAGCTACTCTTTTTATTGAGCCTATGGCAGTGGTACAGCTAAATAATGAGCTAAAGGAGCTAAAGCTTAAGGAAAAAGCCGAAATAGAAAGAATACTAGCAGAGCTTACTCAGTACGTTGCGTCTGCTAGTGGGGGGATAAGAGCTAATCAGAAGAGGCTGTCTAGAATTGATTTTATTTTTGCAAAGGCAAAGCTGTCTTTATCTATGAAGGGAATGAAGCCTGATTTAAATGATAAAGGCTATATAAGAATAAAAAACGGTCGTCATCCCCTTCTTAATGTAGATAAAGTGGTGCCTATAGACATTTATATTGGAGATGAATTCAATTCTTTAGTAATTACAGGACCCAATACTGGTGGAAAGACTGTAACATTAAAAACCCTAGGGCTTTTTACTTTGATGACACAGTCAGGCTTACAAATTCCTGTAGATTACGGAACTAAAATGGCTGTATTTAAGAATGTATTTGCTGATATTGGAGACGAACAAAGTATAGAGCAAAGCCTAAGTACATTTTCATCTCATATGACAAATATTGTGGATATATTAAACAATGTAGAAGATGACTGCTTGGTACTTTTTGACGAGTTAGGTGCAGGTACAGATCCTACTGAGGGAGCAGCATTAGCTATGGCAATATTAGATCATCTATACAGCAGGAATGTCATTACTGTTGCTACAACTCATTACAGTGAACTAAAGGTATATGCACTGACCACATCAGGCGTTAAAAATGCAGCTATGGAATTTGATGTGGAGACATTAAGTCCCACATATAAGCTTTTGATTGGAGTACCAGGAAAATCTAACGCATTTGAGATATCTAAGAGATTAGGGTTAAATGATTTCATTATAGATAGTGCAAGAAATCTAGTATCAAAGGAAAACATAGAATTTGAAGATGTATTAGCTAGTATAGAAAGAGATAGAAAAGAAACCGAACAAAATAGAGAAGAGACTAAGAAGCTAAGGGAAGAAATAGAAAAGCTTAAAAGCGAGCTTCTTCAGAAAAAAGAAAAAGCAGACAGCAGGAGAGATGAAATAATAAGAGAGGCTAAAAAAGAAGCTAGAAAAATACTAAGAGAAGCAAAAGAAGAATCAGAAAGTATAATAAATGAAATAAGAGATATTTCAACAGAAATTGAAAAGGATAAAAATAAAAAACTGCAAGAAGCTAGAGATAAAATAAGAAAAGGGCTAGAGAAAGTAGAAGGAGATATTACAGAAAGTATAATAGTTAAAAAGAGCAATAAGCCTCCAAAAAATTTAAAGCCTGGAGAGAATGTAACACTATTAGGTTTAAATCAGGAGGGCGTAGTGCTAAATGAGCCAGATGAAGCTGGAAATGCTATGGTTCAAGTGGGAATAATGAAGCTCAATGTCCATATCTCTACATTGGCTAGGTCAGGTAAAGATGAAAAAGCAAAAAATAAAACAGCAGTGAAATCAATAGTAAAATCAAAATCCTCTTTTGTAAAAAATGAGTTAGATTTAAGGGGAAAAAATTTAGAAGAAGCAATGCTGGATGTGGATAAATACCTTGATGATGTGTATATAGCTGGATTAAAGACGGTTTATATAATACATGGAAAGGGTACAGGTATTCTAAGAGAAGGCATAACCCAACTGTTAAAGGGACATAAGCATGTTAAGACCCATAGACTAGGAAACTATGGAGAAGGCGGAACGGGAGTAACTGTAGTAGAAATTAAGTAG
- a CDS encoding DUF523 domain-containing protein has product MYLISACLAGINCKYNGRNNLEPKIVKLIEEKKAILVCPEQLGGLTTPRLPSEIIYDENGNRKVVNIEGKDLTKEFLKGAEETLKIAKLTGAKEAILKAKSPSCGKGKIYDGQFKKILVEGNGITTDLLEKYGIKVYTEEDDIENLK; this is encoded by the coding sequence ATGTATTTGATAAGCGCATGTCTAGCAGGTATCAATTGCAAATATAATGGAAGGAACAATCTTGAACCTAAAATCGTCAAACTAATAGAGGAGAAGAAAGCAATTTTAGTTTGTCCAGAACAGCTTGGTGGACTAACAACTCCTAGACTTCCTTCTGAAATTATTTATGATGAAAATGGCAATAGAAAGGTAGTAAATATAGAAGGAAAAGATTTAACAAAAGAGTTTCTTAAAGGTGCAGAGGAGACGTTAAAAATCGCAAAACTTACTGGAGCAAAAGAAGCAATATTGAAAGCAAAAAGTCCATCATGTGGAAAAGGGAAAATATATGATGGACAATTTAAGAAAATATTAGTTGAAGGAAATGGAATAACGACTGACCTCCTTGAGAAATACGGTATTAAGGTATATACCGAAGAAGATGATATTGAAAACCTAAAATAA
- a CDS encoding U32 family peptidase — protein sequence MIDKIEILAPVGSMEALYAAVENGANAVYLGGKMFNARQYASNFSHEDLKNAVEYAHLRDVKVYVTLNILLDDNELKEVIDYLIFLYNIDVDALIVQDLGLARIIRELLPDFQVHASTQMSINNYLGVQFLEGLGFKRVVLARELSVDEIRYIKEKTNIEIEAFIHGALCVCYSGQCLMSSMIGGRSGNRGRCAQPCRMAYSIVDVEKNKVISPKFEEKYILSPKDLNTIEYLEEIINSGVVSLKIEGRMKKPEYVAVIVNRYRKELDRILGKHSERLIEKDFRDIAQMFNRGFTKGYIAEEYGKKLISFDKPNNRGIFIGEVIRADKNFIHIGLEDDLNKGDGIEIIDKKGEGHGQIVDKIIEGNEAAPKGNKGKTIKIKYISGVEAGSKVYKTFDLLLNAAASETYTSKDKLKRIKINMAVEVKIEKPVRLVIWQDHNYVNVLSDEVPEKGIKLSLDKEKIIKQMNKLGDTPYIAESIDIELEEGAMIPVSVLNGLRRKGIEELNKKRSNFNHRIEITAGKLEKGINQVFDYSKSENSRQRKTSVKIDSSSQFKQLDLNKLDRIYLDYNEDVEDQIKEVKKYNKEIYISTEKIISNEKFDKLKSIFDKIVDNIDGISASNIGTLEFIKNRYETTNIHCDIGFNIFNSSIVKLLAENKVSSLTLSPELKLSQISNICKNNSMEYEAIGYGYFPLMTTRHCPMSLVKGCKNDQNCSSCELASGYGLYDRKGMTFEMKRKGKSTIIYNSQPLIIVESSDKIFSAGVDMMRLDFTIEKDNIKLIQELYYNYINDKIDSNEMQKIASELKKQTGNTTGHFFRGVL from the coding sequence ATGATAGATAAAATAGAGATATTGGCGCCAGTTGGAAGCATGGAAGCACTTTATGCAGCAGTAGAAAATGGTGCAAATGCAGTATACTTAGGAGGGAAAATGTTTAATGCAAGACAGTATGCCTCCAATTTTAGCCATGAAGATTTAAAAAATGCAGTAGAATATGCACATTTAAGAGATGTTAAGGTATATGTAACATTAAATATCCTCCTTGATGATAATGAATTAAAGGAAGTAATTGACTATTTAATCTTCTTATATAATATAGATGTTGATGCTTTAATAGTGCAGGATTTAGGTTTAGCTAGAATAATAAGAGAGCTTTTACCAGATTTTCAGGTACATGCAAGTACTCAAATGTCAATAAATAATTATTTAGGGGTACAATTTTTAGAGGGACTAGGCTTTAAGAGAGTGGTTCTTGCTAGAGAATTGTCAGTTGATGAAATAAGATATATAAAGGAAAAGACAAATATTGAAATAGAAGCATTTATACATGGTGCATTGTGTGTGTGCTATTCTGGACAATGTTTGATGAGCAGCATGATAGGAGGCAGAAGCGGGAACAGAGGCAGATGCGCCCAACCATGCAGAATGGCATATTCTATAGTAGATGTGGAAAAAAACAAAGTAATAAGCCCTAAGTTCGAGGAAAAATATATTCTTAGTCCAAAGGACTTAAATACAATAGAGTATTTAGAAGAAATAATAAATTCTGGAGTTGTCTCATTAAAGATAGAAGGAAGAATGAAGAAACCCGAGTATGTGGCAGTTATAGTGAATAGATACAGAAAAGAATTAGATAGAATTCTTGGAAAACATAGTGAAAGGCTAATAGAAAAAGATTTTAGAGACATTGCTCAAATGTTTAATAGAGGCTTTACAAAAGGATATATAGCAGAAGAATATGGGAAGAAGCTTATTTCCTTTGATAAACCCAATAATAGAGGGATATTCATTGGTGAAGTCATAAGGGCAGATAAGAATTTTATTCATATAGGCTTAGAGGATGATCTAAATAAAGGAGACGGAATAGAAATAATCGATAAAAAAGGAGAAGGTCATGGACAGATAGTCGATAAGATTATTGAAGGCAATGAAGCTGCTCCAAAAGGCAATAAAGGGAAGACCATAAAAATAAAATATATCAGTGGCGTGGAAGCTGGTTCAAAAGTATATAAAACCTTTGATTTATTACTAAATGCTGCTGCTTCTGAAACTTATACAAGCAAAGATAAATTGAAAAGGATTAAGATAAACATGGCTGTAGAAGTAAAAATAGAAAAACCAGTAAGACTGGTAATTTGGCAGGACCACAACTACGTCAACGTATTGAGTGATGAGGTCCCCGAGAAAGGTATAAAGCTTTCCCTAGATAAGGAAAAGATAATAAAACAAATGAACAAGCTAGGTGATACTCCGTATATAGCAGAGAGCATTGATATTGAACTAGAAGAAGGAGCTATGATTCCAGTAAGCGTTCTTAATGGACTGCGAAGAAAAGGAATAGAGGAGCTGAATAAAAAAAGAAGTAATTTTAATCACAGAATAGAAATAACAGCAGGAAAGCTCGAGAAAGGCATAAATCAAGTCTTTGACTATTCTAAAAGTGAAAATAGCAGACAAAGAAAAACTAGTGTAAAGATAGATTCTAGCTCACAATTCAAACAGCTTGACTTAAATAAATTAGATAGAATTTATTTAGATTATAATGAAGATGTTGAGGACCAAATAAAAGAAGTAAAGAAATATAATAAAGAAATATATATTTCCACAGAAAAGATTATTTCAAATGAAAAGTTTGATAAACTTAAAAGTATATTTGATAAAATAGTCGATAATATAGATGGAATCAGTGCTTCAAATATAGGAACATTAGAATTTATTAAAAATAGATACGAAACGACAAATATACATTGCGATATTGGATTTAATATATTCAATAGTTCAATAGTGAAATTACTGGCGGAAAATAAGGTCAGCAGTCTGACACTTTCACCAGAGCTAAAGCTAAGCCAAATCTCAAATATTTGCAAAAATAATTCTATGGAATATGAAGCCATAGGATATGGCTATTTTCCTTTAATGACAACAAGGCATTGTCCAATGTCACTTGTGAAAGGCTGCAAGAATGATCAAAATTGCAGTAGCTGCGAGCTTGCTAGCGGATATGGATTGTATGATAGAAAAGGCATGACATTTGAAATGAAAAGGAAGGGAAAATCTACTATAATTTATAACAGTCAGCCTTTAATCATTGTAGAAAGCAGCGATAAAATTTTTTCTGCTGGCGTAGATATGATGAGATTGGATTTTACAATAGAAAAAGATAATATTAAATTAATTCAAGAATTATACTATAATTATATTAATGATAAAATTGACAGCAATGAGATGCAAAAAATTGCTAGTGAATTAAAAAAGCAAACTGGCAATACTACAGGACACTTTTTTAGGGGAGTTCTTTGA
- a CDS encoding M56 family metallopeptidase has product MVNAKIYLPANLTETEKPYIIQHEQTHIKRHDHIIKFLAFLVVSVH; this is encoded by the coding sequence ATAGTAAATGCAAAAATATATCTTCCTGCTAATCTTACTGAAACTGAGAAACCATATATCATACAGCATGAGCAAACCCATATTAAGAGACATGACCATATTATAAAGTTCTTAGCCTTTTTAGTAGTGTCTGTCCACTAG